Proteins from one Haliaeetus albicilla chromosome 4, bHalAlb1.1, whole genome shotgun sequence genomic window:
- the CD28 gene encoding T-cell-specific surface glycoprotein CD28, whose amino-acid sequence MLLGILVVLCFIPMADVTENKILVAQRPLLIVANKTATLVCNYTYNGTGKEFRASLHKGTDSAVEVCFISWNTTKISSNSNKEFNCQGIHDKDKVIFNLWNMSASQTDIYFCKIEAMYPPPYVYNEKSNGTVIHVKETPIQTQEPQSAIPLWIMVAVTGVLAFYSMLITAVFINYWQKSKKNMYHQSDYMNMTPRHPPYQKNKGYPSYAPTRDYTAYRSWQP is encoded by the exons ATGCTCCTGGGGATCCTCGTGGTGCTCTGCTTCATCCCCATGGCTGATGTAACAG AAAACAAGATTTTAGTGGCTCAGCGTCCTTTGCTCATTGTAGCTAACAAAACTGCAACTCTAGTCTGTAACTACACATACAATGGAACAGGGAAGGAATTTCGAGCTTCACTGCACAAAGGAACAGACAGTGCGGTTGAAGTTTGCTTTATTTCATGGAATACGACCAAAATTAGCAGTAATTCAAATAAAGAATTCAATTGCCAGGGGATTCATGATAAAGACAAAGTCATCTTCAATCTTTGGAATATGAGTGCCAGCCAAACTGACATCTACTTCTGCAAAATTGAGGCCATGTATCCACCCCCGTATGTCTACAATGAGAAGAGCAACGGGACTGTCATTCACGTGAAAG AGACACCCATCCAAACACAAGAGCCTCAGTCTGCAATTCCTTTGTGGATTATGGTAGCAGTGACTGGAGTTCTTGCTTTCTACAGTATGCTAATAACCGCAGTTTTTATTAACTACTGG CAAAAATCCAAGAAGAATATGTACCATCAGAGTGACTACATGAACATGACTCCCCGGCATCCACCATACCAGAAGAACAAGGGTTACCCATCCTATGCACCAACACGAGACTACACTGCATATCGGTCCTGGCAGCCATGA